In the Methanobrevibacter thaueri genome, one interval contains:
- the truD gene encoding tRNA pseudouridine(13) synthase TruD codes for MLNANTYVTSQKGIGGTIRNQYEDFYVEEIPEVIPSGEGPNVYIWIEKLGRTTLDVVLDISRDLHISRKRMGFAGMKDKKALTRQWICISNMDSEKQMQQVKDLDIYKTDFLKVVRGRKKLRMGQLKGNKFKILIRDLDDIEESANIANEVLKELQTTGVPNYFGWQRFGKPRTNTHLVGEALIENDLEKAVGRYIGNPSEEEHEENQKARQAYDDGNLEESLNLMGKGMRYEKMMIRELIKDSKKGELTEKSYKNALYALPKPLQRMFVHAYQSYLFNEAVSNRVAMGIDKYIPGDIIIDNEEHIVYEKTPEEYQELMDSFEANPTCPLYGTKVPFAGGAVGEMEENVLKKYNLEKSDFEVPKMPRLGSHGLRRSMRFQVWDASAQATDEGVLCEFSINKGSYATAVLREIMKVDVI; via the coding sequence ATGTTAAATGCTAATACTTATGTAACTTCTCAAAAGGGTATTGGTGGAACAATTAGAAACCAATATGAAGATTTTTACGTTGAAGAAATTCCTGAAGTCATTCCATCCGGTGAGGGTCCAAACGTTTACATCTGGATTGAAAAGCTTGGAAGGACCACACTTGATGTTGTCCTGGACATTTCAAGAGACCTGCACATCTCAAGAAAAAGGATGGGCTTTGCCGGAATGAAGGACAAGAAGGCCTTGACCAGACAGTGGATTTGCATTTCCAATATGGATTCAGAGAAGCAGATGCAGCAGGTCAAGGATTTGGACATTTATAAAACTGATTTTTTAAAGGTAGTCAGAGGCCGCAAAAAGCTTAGGATGGGTCAGCTTAAGGGAAATAAATTCAAAATCTTAATTAGGGATTTGGATGATATTGAAGAGTCAGCCAACATCGCAAATGAGGTTCTAAAGGAATTGCAAACCACAGGAGTTCCCAACTACTTCGGTTGGCAGAGATTCGGCAAGCCTAGAACCAACACTCATCTGGTCGGAGAGGCATTGATTGAAAATGACCTTGAAAAGGCTGTCGGAAGGTACATCGGAAACCCATCAGAAGAGGAGCATGAGGAAAACCAGAAGGCAAGACAGGCATATGATGACGGTAACCTTGAGGAATCCCTGAACTTGATGGGCAAGGGAATGAGATACGAAAAGATGATGATTCGCGAATTGATTAAGGATTCAAAGAAAGGCGAATTGACTGAAAAATCATATAAGAATGCGTTATATGCTCTTCCAAAGCCATTGCAGAGAATGTTTGTTCATGCATATCAGTCTTACCTATTCAATGAGGCCGTAAGCAACAGGGTTGCAATGGGAATAGACAAGTATATTCCTGGTGACATCATAATTGATAATGAGGAACACATTGTTTATGAAAAGACTCCGGAAGAGTATCAGGAACTGATGGACAGCTTCGAAGCCAACCCGACATGTCCGTTATATGGAACAAAGGTCCCATTTGCAGGCGGAGCCGTTGGGGAAATGGAAGAGAATGTATTGAAGAAATATAATTTGGAGAAAAGCGACTTTGAAGTTCCAAAAATGCCTCGTTTAGGAAGCCATGGTCTCAGACGTTCCATGAGATTCCAGGTGTGGGATGCCAGTGCACAGGCAACAGACGAGGGAGTCCTATGTGAGTTTTCAATAAACAAGGGTTCTTATGCTACGGCTGTTTTAAGAGAAATCATGAAGGTAGATGTGATTTAG
- a CDS encoding CPBP family intramembrane glutamic endopeptidase encodes MEVLSADVLKQVVLLVILNVFISYGFLYLSHALLNLVPSLNFLFGSSTASNSIMTLSLVATIIVSPVAEELIFRGIFLNRLQVIIPPLFAVLVSSLLFASLHSYGSIISAFIFAICMAILYLKTENILIPIFAHFLNNLLAEIIVRADVNSLLFTNDVVIGAMSILAVISFVLLFKSIILELNSIK; translated from the coding sequence TTGGAGGTCTTATCGGCAGATGTTCTCAAGCAGGTCGTCCTATTGGTCATCCTAAATGTATTCATATCCTATGGTTTTTTATACTTGTCACATGCCCTTTTAAACCTTGTTCCCTCTTTGAATTTTTTATTCGGTTCAAGCACCGCTTCAAATTCAATCATGACCCTGAGTCTGGTGGCAACCATCATTGTTTCTCCAGTGGCCGAGGAGCTGATTTTCAGAGGGATCTTTTTGAATAGGCTTCAAGTGATTATCCCACCGCTTTTTGCCGTCTTGGTCTCCTCACTGCTTTTTGCTTCACTCCATAGCTATGGAAGCATCATCTCAGCATTTATCTTTGCAATCTGCATGGCCATCCTGTATCTGAAGACAGAAAACATCCTGATTCCAATCTTTGCGCACTTCCTGAATAATCTGCTGGCCGAGATTATCGTTCGTGCTGATGTCAATAGTCTCCTATTCACAAATGATGTTGTCATTGGGGCAATGTCAATATTGGCTGTCATATCTTTTGTTTTACTTTTCAAATCCATAATTCTTGAATTGAATAGTATTAAATAA
- a CDS encoding heavy metal translocating P-type ATPase produces the protein MVKHKHMDLPIEGMHCASCVLSVNKTFGKIEGVEDVDADLASNKLHITVDTKKISYEEMERLVKNLGFELHSDEMTIRIQGMHCASCTMNVENFLIRLDGIFDVKADLTSQTAKIRYDSSKVTLDEIEEVIVSLGFELLGVEGQTEIDEEAIYQQDLKEKRNRIIVGLFFSVILMILMFSGWDPLMGIVHSINHATGLHISSMGLLSLIVSIAPFLYVSLPILKAGINGLMHKNLNMDVMYSMGILVAYISSIFGTFGIVLDHTFMFYDSAVMLPSFLMIGRYLEARAKKRTSDSIRELIGLQPTVATAIEVDENGEIISQKEVSIADIVLDDLLLVKPGEKIPVDGDVVGGESYVDESMINGEPIPKVKKDGEEVFAGTINQDGVLQIKAKKIGKETVLSNIIRLVEKAQSSRPPVQKFANTIVSYFIPVILTIAIVVFLIWYLLLGASLLFSLTCLISILVVACPCALGLATPTAVTVGVGRAAEYGILIKNGDTLENAGQIDVAAFDKTGTITEGKPEVDDILPYEGSDEDLIRLAASVEQNSTHPIAKAIVNRAKELNLDLAQTSEFENVTGKGLKAEINSKEVLAGNLALMESYDVQVSQEAIDKYHELEKLSKTIIFLAQDKTVKGILSLSDKIKANSKRAIDELHNMGVETYMLTGDNESTALNVAREVGIDNVEAQVLPENKLDIVKKTQANNTKKVLFVGDGINDAPALTQADIGVAMGNGTDIAMESGDIVVMEGDLENVVAAVQFSKKVMRRIKENIFWAFAYNTILIPIAAGVLYPTFGITFEPALAGLAMALSSVTVISLSLMLKRYVPEIKRVKN, from the coding sequence ATGGTAAAGCATAAGCATATGGATTTGCCGATTGAAGGAATGCACTGCGCATCCTGTGTTCTAAGCGTTAACAAAACATTTGGAAAAATAGAAGGAGTAGAGGATGTCGACGCCGATTTGGCATCAAATAAGCTGCACATCACAGTCGACACCAAAAAGATTTCCTATGAAGAGATGGAAAGGCTGGTCAAAAATCTGGGTTTTGAACTCCACAGCGATGAAATGACCATAAGGATTCAGGGAATGCACTGCGCTTCATGCACAATGAATGTGGAAAATTTCCTGATACGTCTGGATGGCATTTTTGATGTGAAGGCGGATTTGACTTCCCAAACCGCAAAAATAAGATATGATTCATCAAAAGTGACCCTGGATGAAATAGAAGAGGTAATCGTTTCCTTGGGATTTGAGCTCCTTGGCGTTGAGGGTCAAACCGAAATTGATGAAGAGGCAATATATCAACAGGACCTGAAGGAAAAGCGCAACAGGATTATTGTCGGTTTATTTTTCTCAGTTATTTTAATGATTCTAATGTTCAGCGGATGGGATCCGCTAATGGGCATTGTACACTCAATCAACCATGCGACAGGATTGCATATCTCCTCAATGGGACTGCTTTCCCTAATTGTAAGTATCGCTCCATTCTTATATGTATCCTTGCCGATTTTAAAGGCAGGAATCAATGGTCTGATGCATAAAAACCTTAACATGGATGTAATGTACTCCATGGGTATTCTGGTTGCATATATATCAAGCATCTTTGGAACATTCGGCATTGTATTGGACCACACATTCATGTTTTATGACTCAGCTGTGATGCTTCCTTCATTCTTGATGATCGGAAGGTATCTTGAGGCAAGGGCCAAAAAACGCACATCAGATTCCATACGCGAACTGATAGGCCTTCAGCCGACAGTCGCAACAGCCATTGAGGTTGATGAGAATGGCGAAATCATCTCACAAAAGGAGGTTTCCATTGCAGATATTGTATTGGATGACTTGCTTTTGGTAAAACCTGGTGAAAAGATTCCGGTTGACGGGGACGTTGTCGGAGGAGAATCCTATGTCGATGAGTCAATGATTAATGGGGAACCGATTCCTAAAGTCAAAAAGGACGGTGAAGAGGTCTTTGCTGGAACCATCAATCAGGACGGAGTTCTCCAAATCAAAGCCAAAAAGATTGGAAAGGAAACCGTCTTGTCAAACATCATTCGTTTGGTTGAAAAGGCGCAATCTTCAAGGCCTCCGGTTCAAAAGTTCGCAAACACTATCGTATCATACTTCATTCCGGTAATCCTGACCATAGCTATTGTCGTGTTCCTGATATGGTATCTATTGCTTGGAGCATCGTTACTGTTCTCATTGACATGCCTGATTTCAATATTGGTGGTTGCATGTCCATGCGCTCTGGGTTTGGCCACTCCAACAGCGGTTACAGTCGGTGTCGGAAGGGCAGCGGAATATGGAATTCTGATTAAGAACGGTGACACATTGGAGAATGCTGGTCAAATTGATGTGGCAGCATTCGACAAGACAGGTACAATCACTGAAGGAAAACCTGAAGTCGATGACATATTGCCGTATGAGGGAAGCGATGAGGATTTAATCAGGCTTGCCGCAAGCGTTGAGCAGAATTCAACCCACCCTATCGCCAAGGCCATAGTGAACAGGGCAAAGGAACTGAACCTTGATTTAGCTCAAACATCCGAATTTGAAAACGTTACAGGTAAGGGATTGAAGGCTGAAATTAATTCCAAAGAGGTTCTTGCTGGCAACTTGGCTTTAATGGAAAGTTATGATGTTCAGGTCTCACAAGAAGCCATTGACAAGTATCATGAACTTGAAAAGCTGTCAAAGACCATTATCTTTTTGGCACAAGACAAGACAGTTAAAGGAATTTTAAGCCTGTCCGATAAAATCAAGGCCAATTCCAAAAGGGCAATCGATGAACTGCATAACATGGGCGTCGAGACATACATGCTGACAGGGGATAATGAGTCCACAGCCTTGAATGTTGCCCGTGAGGTAGGAATAGACAATGTGGAGGCCCAGGTCCTTCCTGAAAACAAACTTGACATTGTCAAAAAGACTCAGGCAAATAACACCAAAAAGGTATTGTTTGTTGGAGACGGAATCAACGACGCACCTGCATTGACACAGGCGGATATCGGTGTTGCAATGGGTAACGGTACCGATATTGCAATGGAAAGCGGGGACATTGTTGTCATGGAAGGCGATTTGGAAAACGTGGTTGCAGCCGTTCAATTTTCTAAAAAGGTGATGCGCAGAATCAAGGAAAACATTTTCTGGGCATTTGCATACAACACAATACTGATTCCGATTGCTGCTGGAGTATTGTATCCAACATTCGGAATAACCTTTGAACCTGCCCTTGCCGGTCTTGCAATGGCATTGAGTTCAGTAACGGTCATATCACTTTCACTGATGCTTAAGAGATATGTTCCTGAAATAAAAAGAGTTAAAAATTAA
- a CDS encoding nitroreductase family protein, translating to MKLMIDDEKCIACGQCKAVCIRDNIEIDEVAYETGSNCFECGHCMAICPTGAVTLKIFKGREDRIEEYSSKELPIDYRDLLQFLKQRRSMRWFKRKKIDKDTFNKLLEGAYYSPSAQNEQDVEFVVLDRRLNDFMKHVYEIIKVEENEFFRIKEFGDYLRDNSTKKYHPLLWQGHQLILTFSTDKTSAVIANTRMELLAYTLGLGGFYSLFILKADEIDHDRLMEFFPGIDKSKHMYSAFIIGYPKKTFRRTIPHKEIKVNYM from the coding sequence ATGAAATTAATGATTGATGATGAAAAGTGTATCGCCTGCGGACAGTGTAAGGCAGTCTGCATTCGTGACAATATTGAAATAGATGAAGTGGCTTATGAGACCGGAAGCAACTGTTTTGAATGTGGCCATTGCATGGCTATTTGCCCGACAGGTGCTGTAACCCTTAAAATATTCAAGGGTCGTGAAGACAGGATTGAGGAGTACAGTTCAAAGGAACTTCCAATTGACTACAGGGACTTACTGCAATTCTTAAAGCAGAGAAGGTCAATGAGATGGTTTAAAAGGAAAAAAATCGATAAGGACACATTCAACAAATTGCTTGAGGGTGCCTATTATTCCCCTTCAGCCCAAAATGAGCAGGATGTGGAGTTCGTCGTTTTGGACAGGAGACTGAATGATTTCATGAAGCATGTTTATGAAATAATCAAGGTTGAAGAGAATGAGTTTTTCAGAATCAAGGAGTTCGGCGATTACTTAAGGGACAATTCCACAAAGAAATATCATCCTCTATTGTGGCAGGGCCATCAGCTGATTTTGACATTCTCAACAGACAAGACAAGTGCGGTCATAGCAAACACACGCATGGAATTGCTGGCATATACTTTGGGGCTTGGAGGATTCTATTCTCTCTTTATTCTAAAGGCAGATGAGATAGACCATGACAGGCTAATGGAATTCTTCCCAGGAATTGACAAGAGCAAGCATATGTACTCAGCATTCATTATAGGCTATCCCAAAAAGACTTTCAGGAGAACAATACCTCACAAGGAAATTAAGGTTAACTACATGTAA
- a CDS encoding DUF126 domain-containing protein, producing the protein MIECRNIAKGKGKGELIVSSEPISFLGGVNPDTGEIIDPNHELKGEIIKDKVLFIPGGKGSTVGSYVIFQMMKNKTAPSAIICLSAEPIIATGAIMSDIPLVDSPEDIKDLKTGTLVEVDGTNGTIEIL; encoded by the coding sequence ATGATTGAATGTAGAAATATTGCCAAAGGAAAAGGAAAAGGTGAATTGATTGTTTCATCAGAGCCGATTAGCTTTTTAGGTGGAGTGAATCCGGACACCGGTGAAATAATCGACCCGAATCATGAACTGAAAGGGGAAATCATCAAGGATAAGGTACTCTTCATCCCTGGAGGAAAGGGCTCTACCGTAGGATCCTATGTGATTTTCCAGATGATGAAAAACAAAACCGCTCCTAGCGCCATAATCTGTCTAAGCGCAGAGCCTATTATTGCAACAGGAGCAATAATGTCAGACATTCCATTGGTCGATTCACCTGAAGACATCAAGGATTTGAAAACAGGAACCCTTGTCGAGGTCGATGGAACTAATGGTACAATAGAAATATTGTAG
- the trpE gene encoding anthranilate synthase component I, whose protein sequence is MFSPSLEEVKEIAENKEYKRIPISYELFSDIATPIEVLRILKCISKHAYMLESVEDSQKWGRYTFLGFNPLLEFTCQNGIVKIRGDADFEGLNDDEITIETDNPSEIIKDLISKNKSPKLNYLPPFTGGFVGYFAYDYIKYSEPSLNLDAENQDQFKDIDLMLFDKVIAFDNFKQKIILITNMKTDDVEGNYERACDDLMEMADLIKHGKKIEIEPLKLKSDFKPAFSRERFCNMVDKAKSYINEGDIFQVVLSNRIEAEIEGSLFDTYRVLRTTNPSPYMFYFSSNDIEIAGASPETLVKLTGNQLYTFPLAGTRPRGKTEEEDLRLEEDLLSDEKELAEHNMLVDLGRNDIGRIAEIGSVHVDKYMSIERFSHVMHIGSTVSGQLRSDLHPLSAIDSILPAGTLSGAPKIRACEIINELEDNKRGIYGGAIGYVDLSGNIDTCISIRIAFARNNKVFIRSGAGIVADSVPDKEFEECLNKAAAVINALKIADGGLE, encoded by the coding sequence ATGTTTTCCCCAAGTTTAGAAGAAGTTAAAGAAATAGCAGAAAATAAGGAATATAAAAGAATCCCAATATCCTATGAATTGTTTTCAGATATTGCGACTCCAATTGAAGTGTTGAGAATTTTAAAATGCATAAGCAAGCATGCATACATGTTGGAGAGTGTAGAGGATTCACAGAAATGGGGAAGATATACATTTTTAGGTTTCAATCCGCTATTGGAATTCACATGTCAGAACGGCATTGTCAAAATCAGGGGCGATGCTGATTTTGAAGGGCTGAACGACGATGAGATAACAATCGAAACGGACAACCCAAGTGAAATAATAAAAGATTTGATTTCAAAAAACAAATCTCCGAAATTGAATTACTTACCACCTTTTACTGGGGGTTTTGTGGGGTATTTTGCGTACGATTACATAAAATACTCTGAGCCCTCACTAAATCTTGATGCTGAAAACCAGGACCAGTTCAAGGACATTGACCTGATGCTGTTTGATAAGGTCATCGCATTCGACAATTTCAAACAGAAGATCATACTCATCACAAACATGAAGACGGATGATGTGGAAGGGAATTATGAAAGGGCATGCGACGATTTAATGGAAATGGCAGATTTAATAAAACATGGCAAAAAAATAGAAATAGAGCCATTAAAGTTAAAGTCAGATTTCAAGCCCGCATTTTCACGTGAAAGATTCTGCAATATGGTTGATAAGGCCAAAAGCTATATTAATGAAGGGGATATTTTCCAGGTTGTGCTTTCAAACAGGATAGAGGCCGAGATTGAAGGCAGTCTCTTTGACACATACAGGGTATTGAGAACAACCAATCCCTCCCCATACATGTTTTACTTTTCAAGCAATGACATAGAGATTGCAGGGGCATCCCCCGAAACTCTGGTTAAGCTAACTGGCAACCAGCTTTACACATTCCCGTTGGCAGGAACAAGGCCTCGTGGCAAAACCGAAGAGGAGGATTTAAGGCTAGAAGAAGATCTCTTGTCCGATGAAAAGGAGCTGGCCGAACATAACATGCTGGTTGATTTGGGACGAAATGACATCGGAAGAATAGCCGAAATCGGATCAGTCCATGTTGACAAGTACATGTCAATTGAGAGATTTTCACATGTGATGCACATAGGATCCACAGTCAGCGGTCAACTGAGAAGCGATTTGCACCCGTTATCGGCAATCGATTCAATCCTGCCTGCAGGAACATTATCAGGGGCTCCAAAAATAAGGGCCTGTGAAATAATCAACGAACTTGAAGACAATAAAAGAGGAATTTACGGCGGTGCAATAGGATATGTCGATTTAAGTGGCAATATCGACACCTGCATATCAATCAGAATAGCTTTTGCACGCAATAATAAGGTGTTCATCCGCTCAGGAGCGGGCATTGTTGCCGATAGCGTTCCGGATAAGGAATTTGAGGAATGCTTGAACAAGGCGGCAGCAGTCATTAACGCCTTGAAAATTGCAGACGGAGGGTTAGAATGA
- a CDS encoding double zinc ribbon domain-containing protein: MVICPDCGKEVPNDKFCKNCGAYLPKVEEISTESAPVEHNPTPESEEVKSGVNYCRNCGFKLEGDFKFCPNCGHNLKATVKSRNVSIDKEKSTLVAVVLSVLLPGMGHMYLGLDNTGAILLIAYIVSLILILLVIGLALALIVWIWALVDTINSANALNRGEEVEDKLF; this comes from the coding sequence ATGGTTATTTGTCCAGATTGCGGTAAGGAAGTTCCAAACGACAAATTCTGCAAGAACTGCGGAGCTTATCTTCCAAAAGTTGAGGAAATCAGCACTGAAAGTGCCCCAGTGGAGCATAATCCGACTCCTGAAAGTGAAGAGGTTAAATCTGGAGTTAATTATTGTCGTAATTGCGGTTTCAAGCTGGAAGGTGATTTCAAGTTCTGTCCAAATTGCGGCCATAATCTGAAAGCTACCGTGAAATCTCGAAATGTGAGTATCGATAAGGAGAAAAGCACCCTGGTTGCAGTTGTCTTAAGCGTTTTGTTGCCTGGCATGGGTCACATGTATTTGGGTCTGGACAATACCGGTGCAATTTTATTAATAGCATATATTGTATCATTGATTTTAATTTTACTTGTCATTGGATTGGCATTGGCATTGATAGTATGGATTTGGGCATTGGTTGATACAATAAACTCTGCAAATGCCTTGAATCGTGGAGAAGAAGTTGAAGATAAGTTATTTTAA
- the purB gene encoding adenylosuccinate lyase, translating into MAIHPIEFRYGTPEMKKIWEEENKLQRMLDVESALAQAEGKLGIIPQEVADEIAAKANTEYVKLERMKEIEAETNHDIAALSKSITEVCENGAGEYVHFGATSNDIVDSSNSLLIRDSIDVLEEKLERLTKIMLDLTREHKMKVCIGRTHGQHALPTTYGMKFGIWADELHRQYVRLENARANVCVGMMDGAVGTTAALGEQGWEIHKTVAEILGLPAARITNQVVQRDNHVEFISVLANIASTLDKIALEIRSLQRTELMEVGEFFDPEKQVGSSTMPHKMNPITAERICGVARIVKSFVNAALDNNPLWHERDLTNSSCERIMFPESCILTDYILNLTIKLMNNLVFYDENIERNLNLTNGLIMAERLMAELTRAGMGKQTAYGIVRKNAIKANKEKLLLGELILEDEEVQKYLTQEDVDKIMDPHTYTGSIPTIIDELLEESESWF; encoded by the coding sequence ATGGCTATACACCCTATAGAATTTAGGTATGGTACTCCAGAAATGAAAAAGATCTGGGAAGAAGAAAATAAATTGCAAAGAATGTTAGATGTGGAATCCGCATTGGCTCAAGCTGAAGGAAAACTCGGAATAATCCCTCAGGAAGTTGCTGATGAAATTGCGGCTAAGGCTAACACTGAGTATGTTAAATTAGAAAGAATGAAAGAAATTGAAGCAGAAACCAATCACGATATCGCTGCTTTATCAAAATCAATTACAGAAGTATGTGAAAACGGTGCAGGAGAATATGTCCACTTTGGAGCAACATCCAATGACATCGTAGACAGTTCAAACTCATTACTCATTCGTGACTCCATTGACGTGCTTGAGGAAAAGCTGGAAAGATTAACAAAAATAATGCTTGACTTGACACGTGAACATAAAATGAAAGTATGTATCGGACGTACACACGGACAGCACGCACTTCCAACCACATATGGAATGAAATTCGGAATATGGGCAGATGAACTGCACAGACAATACGTAAGACTAGAAAATGCAAGAGCAAACGTCTGTGTTGGAATGATGGACGGGGCTGTTGGAACAACTGCCGCATTAGGCGAACAAGGTTGGGAAATCCACAAAACCGTAGCTGAAATCCTAGGATTGCCTGCAGCCAGAATTACAAATCAGGTAGTTCAAAGAGACAACCACGTTGAATTCATCAGCGTTTTGGCAAACATCGCAAGTACCCTCGATAAGATTGCACTTGAAATCAGGAGCCTTCAAAGGACCGAACTTATGGAAGTTGGAGAATTTTTCGACCCTGAAAAACAAGTCGGAAGCAGTACAATGCCACATAAGATGAATCCAATTACCGCAGAAAGAATCTGTGGAGTTGCAAGAATAGTCAAATCATTCGTTAATGCCGCATTGGACAACAATCCTCTCTGGCACGAAAGAGACTTGACCAACTCCTCCTGTGAAAGGATAATGTTCCCTGAAAGCTGCATCCTAACCGATTACATCTTGAACCTTACAATCAAATTAATGAATAACCTCGTATTCTACGATGAAAACATCGAAAGAAACCTTAACTTGACCAACGGTTTAATCATGGCTGAAAGATTGATGGCTGAACTTACCCGTGCAGGCATGGGAAAACAAACCGCATATGGAATCGTAAGGAAAAACGCAATTAAGGCAAACAAAGAAAAACTATTGCTCGGCGAATTGATTTTAGAAGACGAAGAAGTTCAAAAATATCTGACCCAAGAGGATGTTGACAAAATAATGGATCCTCACACATACACCGGATCAATACCAACAATCATCGACGAGCTTCTAGAAGAATCCGAAAGCTGGTTTTAA
- a CDS encoding helix-turn-helix transcriptional regulator — protein METKIRQFRQEKGITQQELADLVGVTRQTINALENARYNPSLLLAYNITKILGKPAIEDVFIFDE, from the coding sequence TTGGAAACTAAAATTAGACAGTTTCGCCAAGAGAAAGGCATAACTCAACAGGAGTTAGCGGACTTGGTTGGCGTAACTCGTCAGACAATAAACGCTTTAGAGAATGCACGCTATAACCCTTCCTTATTATTGGCCTATAACATTACTAAGATATTGGGTAAACCAGCAATTGAAGATGTGTTCATCTTTGATGAATAA
- a CDS encoding metal-dependent hydrolase family protein codes for MQTLIENVNIVNPFEEIKTRQNVLIEDNLIKEISSTKIKADNVIDGEDNYLLSGFIDCHTHIFAKGFHKEENMANPLGLHFYNAVPHSLQTINAGVTTIRDCGSADLSFKLAQQRKLFTAPKIHLSITPLVMTGGHFDLLLPSGWDMEIIYPGFPKGRCDGIEEVLKKTREVKRAGADFIKVMASGGVLTTNTSPEFAQFNKKELKTIVCEAKANDMKVSAHCHSLKGMNNCIDAGFSSIEHGTFIDKKTAKRMVENDVSLVPTLLVHQFLYKNGFPAWDSYADEKTEKLKEIVKVHKENIQVAYEQGVNILMGTDSGVIPHGHNLEELVHLTDIGMSADEAIAAGTVKAAEFLGFNNLGLVRENYVADLVLVNSNPLEDVSILSNNENILKVVQDGCVVK; via the coding sequence ATGCAAACTCTAATTGAAAATGTAAACATCGTAAATCCGTTTGAAGAGATAAAAACCAGGCAAAACGTTTTGATTGAAGATAATCTAATCAAGGAAATATCTTCAACTAAGATTAAGGCGGACAATGTCATCGACGGTGAGGACAATTATCTGCTTTCTGGTTTCATTGATTGCCATACCCACATTTTTGCAAAGGGATTCCATAAGGAAGAGAATATGGCAAATCCATTGGGGCTTCATTTTTACAATGCGGTGCCTCATTCTCTGCAGACAATCAATGCGGGTGTTACAACAATTAGAGATTGTGGATCTGCTGATTTGAGCTTCAAATTGGCACAACAACGTAAATTATTCACCGCTCCAAAAATTCACCTGTCAATCACTCCACTAGTAATGACAGGAGGACATTTCGATTTGCTTCTGCCTTCCGGCTGGGACATGGAGATAATCTATCCCGGTTTTCCAAAGGGAAGATGCGATGGCATAGAGGAGGTTCTTAAAAAGACCCGTGAAGTAAAAAGGGCGGGCGCTGATTTTATTAAGGTTATGGCAAGCGGAGGAGTATTGACAACCAACACTTCACCGGAATTTGCCCAATTCAACAAAAAAGAGTTAAAGACAATTGTCTGTGAAGCAAAGGCTAATGACATGAAGGTATCGGCCCACTGTCACAGCTTGAAAGGAATGAACAATTGTATCGATGCTGGTTTTTCTTCAATTGAACATGGAACATTCATTGATAAGAAGACCGCTAAAAGAATGGTTGAAAATGATGTAAGTTTAGTTCCGACACTTCTTGTTCATCAATTCTTATATAAAAATGGCTTCCCTGCATGGGACAGCTATGCAGACGAAAAGACAGAAAAACTTAAGGAAATAGTCAAAGTCCACAAGGAAAACATCCAAGTAGCTTACGAACAAGGTGTTAACATATTGATGGGAACAGACAGTGGAGTAATTCCACACGGACACAATCTGGAGGAATTGGTCCATTTGACAGATATTGGAATGTCAGCCGATGAGGCTATTGCAGCAGGAACCGTTAAGGCGGCCGAATTTTTAGGATTTAATAATTTGGGTCTTGTCAGGGAAAATTATGTTGCAGATTTAGTTCTGGTCAATTCCAATCCGCTGGAAGATGTTTCCATATTGAGCAACAATGAAAATATCTTAAAAGTAGTTCAGGATGGTTGTGTAGTTAAATGA